The sequence CCCGGTTGCCGGCGTGCTCGCGGAGCCGGTGGCGGCCGCGTTCGCCGAGGGCGCGGCCCGCGCGCTCGCGCCGCTGCGCGACGTCAGCCTCGCCGACGACGACGCCGTGCTGCCCGACAGCGTGCGGCTGCTCGACGCCCTCGGGCTGGAGCCGCCCACCGTGGACGGCGTCCGCGCGCAGTGGCAGCTGGAGGGCCGGACCACACGCATGGTGCTCGGCGCGGGCCTGCACGGACCGTTCACCCTCGACCTGCGTACCGACGGCCCGCACGGGCTGGTCGCCGGAACCACCGGCGCGGGGAAGTCCGAGTTGCTGCAGACGATGATCGCGTCCCTCGCGGTGGCCAACCGCCCGGACGCGTTGAACCTCGTGCTGGTCGACTACAAGGGCGGCAGCGCGTTCAAGGACTGCGTGCACCTGCCGCACACCGTCGGCATGGTCACCGACCTCGACGCCCACCTGGTGGAGCGGGCGTTGACCTCGCTGGGCGCCGAGCTCCGGTACCGCGAGCACCGGCTCGCCGCCGCCGGTGTCAAGGACGTCGAGGACTACGTCGACCTGCAGGCGCGTGAGCCCGGTCATCCGCCGCTGCCGCGACTGCTCATCGTCATCGACGAGTTCGCCTCGCTGGCGCGGGAGCTGCCCGACTTCGTGGCCGGGCTGGTGGGCATCGCCCAGCGCGGCCGGTCGCTGGGCATCCACCTCCTCCTGGCCACCCAGCGGCCGAGCGGGGTGGTGTCCCCGGAGATCCGGGCGAACACCAATCTGCGCATCTCGCTGCGGGTCACCGACGGCGCCGACAGCAGCGACGTGCTGGACGCGCCGGACGCCGCCCGCATCCCCCAGTCGGCGCCCGGGCGCGGGTTCGCCCGGCTCGGCCACGGCGCGCTGGTGCCGTTCCAGGCCGGCCGGATCGGTGGCCGCCGTCCGGGCCAGGGCGCGGAGGCCGCCGCCGCGCCGTTCGCCGTTCCGCTGGGCTGGCACCAGGCCGGGTACGCGGCCCCGCAGCGGCCGGCGACGGCGGACCGGCGGGCGGGCGTCGAGATCACCGACCTGTCGGTGCTCGTCGAGGCGGTCCGGGGCGCCGCGGACGCCGAGCGGGTGCCGGTGCAGCGCAGCCCGTGGCTGGCGGCGCTGCCGTCGCGGGTGCTGGCCACCGACCTCGAACCGCCCGCCGCCGGGGCATCGGCGGTCCGGCTGCCCTACGGGCTGCAGGACCTGCCGGCCCGGCAGGAGCGCCGGGTCGCCGCCTTCGACCCGGCGACCGACGGGCACCTGCTGGTCATCGGCTCACCCCGGAGCGGCCGGTCGCAGCTGCTGCGGACGCTGGCCGGGGCGGTCGGCTCGCGGTGCTCGACCCGCGACGTGCACCTCTACGCTCTCGACTGCGGCAACGGCGCGCTGCTCGCCCTGGAGGACCTGCCGCACTGCGGCGCGGTGGTGCCCCGCGCGCAGACCGAGCGCGCTGCCCGGCTGCTCGACCGGCTCGGCCACGAGCTCGAACGCCGTCAGCAGGTGCTGGCCGAGGGCGGCTTCGCCGACCTTGCCGAGCAGCGCCGCTCGGCCCCGGTCGACCACCGGCTGCCGCACGTGCTGGTGCTGGTCGACCGGTGGGAGGGCTTCACCCCCACCCTCGGCGAGGTCGACGGCGGGCGGCTCACCGACATCTTGCTGACCCTCGTGCGCGAGGGCGCGTCGGCCGGGATCTCGGTCGTGCTGACCGGCGACCGCTCGCTGGGCACCAGCCGGCTGGCCTCGCTGACCGACAGCAAGCTCGTGCTGCGGCTGGCCGACCGGGGCGACTACCCGCTGATCGGCGTGCCCGGCAGGCAGGTGCCCGACGGGTTGCCGCCAGGGCGGGGGGTCACCGTCGACGGCGCCGTCGAGACCCAGGTCGCGCTGCTGGCCGGGGACGGATCCGGGCAGGCGCAGGCGGCGGCGATCGCCGGGATCGCGGAGGCCGCGCAGGCGCGGGACGCGCTGCTGCCGCGGTCGGCCCGCCCCTTCCGCGTCGACGCGCTGCCCTCCCGGATCACCTTCGAGGCGGCGTGGGACCTGCGGCCGGCGGAGCCCGGTCCGGGCTTCGCGCTGGTCGGGGTGGGCGGAGACGAGCTGGCCGGCGCCGGACCGGACCTGGCGGGCGGCGGCCGGGCGTTCGTGGTCGCCGGGCCCGCCCGCTCGGGCAAGAGCTCCGTGCTGGCCGTCATGGCGGAGTCGCTGCTCCGGCACGGCACGTCGGTCGTCGTCTGCGCGCCGAAGCCGTCGCCGCTGCGCGACCTGGCGGGGCGCTCCGGCGTCGTGGCGGTGGTGGAGGACGCCGCGGCTCCAGCCGGGTGCTGGCGGGAGTTGCTCACCGCCGATCCCGGGCGTCCGCTGGTCCTGCTCCTCGACGACGGCGACCTCCTGCGCGACTGCCCCGCGGCGGAGGTGTTCCGCGAGGTGGTCACCGGCTCCCTGCCCGGACGCGGCCTCGTGCTCGCGGGCACCGCCGACGGGATCTGCACCGGGCTCTCCGGGTGGCAGGTGGACGCGCGGAAGGCCCGGCAGGGGCTGCTCCTGTCCCCGCAGGGCAGCACCGACGGGGACCTGGTCGGCGTCCGGCTGCCGCGCAGCGCCGTCGGCGGGCCGGTGCGGCCGGGGCGGGGCCTGCTGCACCTGGGCGACGGGGCGGTGCGCGCCGTCGCCGTCCCGACGCCCCCGGCCCGGACCGGCCGAGCGCCTGTGGAAAACGGCGAACCGGGCCGTCGGGTCTCACTACGGTGAGCGGGCCGGCGCCCCTTCCGACGTGGAGACCCCAGTGAGCGATCTGTACATCGACGGAGCGGTGCTCGCCCGGGTCCACGCCGACCTCCTCGGCGTCCGGGACCTCCTGGAGCAGCCCGCCCGCGAGATGCGCGAGGTGACCGGATCCGCGATGGGTTCGCCGGCGCTGGCCCGGCGGATGGACGAGTTCGGAAACGAGTGGGCCTACGGCATCGGCAGGCTGGGTCGGTTCGCCGCCGACGCCGCCGACGCACTCGACCGGATCTCCGCGACCTTCCGGCAGGCCGACGCGTCGCTCGCCGACGCGCTGCGGGAAGCGGGCGGGCGATGAACGGCAGCTTCGCCTCCCTGGGGTTCGACCCGGCTCCCGGGGACGTCGGCTCCGCCGCGCAGGTGGCCGCCGGTGTCACCGGCGCGGCCCGTGCGCTGGAGGAGATCTCCGCGGTGCTCACCGGAGCCGCCGGCGGCGAGTGGCGGGGTTCGACGGCCGTCGCCTTCCGCGAGCTGCTGTCCGGGGAGTTGCGGCCCAGGGTCGAGGCCGCGGCCCGCTCGTTCGACGAGGCGAGCCGCGCGCTGCACGACTGGCTGGACACCATGCACGCCGGTCAGCGCCGCGCGCGGGCCCTGGAGGCCGAGCACGCCGAGGCGGTCCGGCGGGCGCACGCCGCCCACGCCTCCTACGCCGCCGTCCCGGCCGCCGCAGCCCCGGGCGGGACGCCGACCGCGGAGCAGGCCTCCGCCGAGGCCGACCGGCTCCGGGCCCGCGCGGTCGCCGGGCGGTCGGCGGGGGCGGCGGACGCAGAGGTGGACCGGATCACGCGGGAGGCCCGCGCCCTCCTCGCCGGCTACGAGCAGTCCGGCCGGGAGGTGGCCGGCCGGCTGCAGCGGGCGATGGACGTCGTTCCGGACGAGCCCGGCTTCTGGGCCGGGCTCGCCGAGGACGTCGGCGCGGTGCTCGCCGTCGTGGGGGAGGTCGCCGACGGCCTCCGCGACGTGCTGGTGGAGGTGCTGGACCGGTTGGCCCCGCTGCTGGACGTCGTCGGTGACCTCGCCGGACTGCTGAGCACTGCATGCGGGTTGCTGGCGTTCGTCCCGGGGCTGCAGGTGCTCGCCGGCCCGGCCGTCGCGCTCGGTGTGCTGGCGGCGGGTGCCCACCACCTCGCCGCGGTGGGCGAGACGGGCAGCTTCACCGAGGCGCTCACCGACCCGGCCGTCCTGATGGACGCCGTGGGGGTGGCCCTGGGGGTCGGCGGCCTGGCGATCGGCACGCGGCTGCTCACCGCGGCCAGGGTGAGCCGCGCCGCGTCCGCCGCCGGTGGCCGAGCCACCGGCACGGTCCCGGAGCCGGTCGCCCTGCGGATGGATGCGGTGCCGACCTACTTCCAGCTGGCGCGTAGCACCAGCTACCAGATGTCCGAGGGTGAGCTGGTGTGGCGGATCGCCCGGTCGCACGTCAGCGCCGGTGTCGTCGCGACCACCGCGATGGGCGCCCGGGGCACCCTGGACACCGCCGGAAGGCTCGCCAGGTGGGAGTTCGGCCCGCTCACCCGGCAGCCGAGGGCGGTCGCGTGACCGCCTCCCCGTCGGTGGTCGCCGAGCTGTGCGTCCCCGCCGACTGGGCCGAGCTCCTGCTCCCCGACGACGACGCGGCCCACGCCTGCTTCGACGAGCTGGCCCGTGCGTCCTGGCCGTCCGGGCCGGTCGAGGTCCGGGCCGCCGGCGCCCGCGCGCTGCTGTCCTGGCGGGCGGCGGTGCTGGCCCGGGGGGCGGTGAGCCACGGGGTGGTCAGCGCTCCGCACCCCGGCGGCGGCACCGCCACCTGGCACGTGCTGAGCGCCGTCGTGACGCTGCCGGCGGTGGGCGAGGTGGACCTCGGCGCGCTCCTCGCCGAGCTGCTGCGCGCGCAGGGGACCGAGGAGCTGCTCCACGTGGAGGCCTTCGAGACCGATCTGGGGCTCGGGGTCGGCGTCGTCGCCGAGCACACCGTCGTGCCTCCGCCGCAGCTCGGGGCCCTGGCCGCCCGCGGGATCGAGGTCGTCGCCGGACCGGTTCGCGTCGGGGTCGCCGCCGCGCTCGCCTGCGCCCCGGGCGCGGAGCAGGGCCTGCTGGTGGTGGGCGTGAGCCTGGCCCCCGAGCAGGTGTGGGAGGTGGCCGGGCTCGTGGCCGTCGTCGCCGGGCGTTCACGACTGCACCCGGCGCCGTCCGGGAACGAGGAAGAGGACCGGTCAGGATGACCGCCGCGCAGAGCCCGTCGCCCGTCGACCGGCCCGTCCACCACCCGTGGGCGAGCCGGGCCGAGCTGCTGGCCGCCCGCGCGGAGGCGGTGCCCGCCCTGGAGCGGCGGCTCCTGAGCCTGCGCCGGGTAGCTCGCCAGACCGCGCTGACGCTGCTGTTCCTGTTCGCCGGGGGGTTCGTCGGCACGGCCGTGGACCAGCGCCACCACGAGCCGGTGGTGCTGGTCGTCGTCGCGGCCGCCGGACTGGCCGGCGTGGCGGCGGGCGTCTCGGTGATCCGCACCGAACGCGAGAACCGCCGGTGGAGAAGGCAGCTGCTCGGCTGGGCCGCCGCTGAGCGCGCCGGCCGGGCGCTCCCGCGCGGGCTGCTGCGACCGGAGCACCGCTCTCCCTTCGACGCGCACGGCGACGCCGACTTCGTCGACGTCGCCGAGGAAGCCCGGGTGGCGGCGACGGTCCGTACGAGGAGCGTGCGGCTGGTGGCTCACTCCGTTCCGGCGGTGGTCGCCGTGCTGGCGGGTGTGGTCGGTGTGCTGGGGATCGCCACCGAGCCGTTGGACGTCTCCCGCGTGGTCTTCGGCGTCTTCGCCGGTGTGCTGGGGATCGCCGGGCTCGTGGCCGTGGGGGCGCAGGGGCGGTACCTGTACGGCCTCGACCGGGCCCGGGCCCGGCTGGCGGAGGACGTCGCCCGCCTGCCCCGTGCCTCCGAGATTCCGGAGCCGCCTTTCGCCGTGCGCGTGCTCATCCCGGCCGCGCTCACGGTGCCGTTCGCGCTCCTGCTGATCCACCGGATCGCCTCCTCCGGCTGATCCGCCGTCGGGCGACCTGCGGTCGTCGTCCCGGGGTGCACGCAACGCAGGACGGAAGGCCGCCTCGCATCCGGCGAGGCGGCCTCCCCGGGGAGCCGGGCGGGTCAGCGGCCGAGCGCGCCGGCCAGCTGGACGTCGGCGTCCCGGAAGGTGGCCGCGGCCTGGTTCAGGTACTGCGCCATGCCGTCCAGGCCGGCGATCATGTTCCGCGCGCCGGCGGTGAACTCGTCGTAGGACGCCTGGAAGGTGCGGCTGGAGCTGTCGGTCACGTACGCCTCGGCGACGAGCTGGTCGACGAGGCCCTTGAGCTGACCGAGCATGCCGTCGATCTCGGCGCGGCCGTTGGTGAGCCGGCCGGCGGCGTCCTCCATCTGCTGGTAGGTGACGTTGACGTTGGCCATGGTGGTGTCCAATCGGGAGGGCCGGCCGCGAACGGAGACCGGCGGATCAGCGGGTCTGGCGGGACGGTATCGACGGCGACCGTGTCGCCGGAGCGTTGTCCACAGGCACCGCGCAGACCCTCGAGCGTGGCCCGGAACCGCGGCGACGAGATGCTCCGGCGAGGCGTCGACTCGGGTCGCCTCCTCCAGCGGTCCGTGACATGGTCCGGTTCGTGAACGGCGCCCAGGCACTGATCAGGACCCTCGTCGACGCGGAGGTCGACGTCTGCTTCGCCAACCCCGGCACCTCGGAGATGCACTTCGTCGCGGCACTGGACGACGTGCCGGAGATGCGCGGTGTGCTGACCCTCTTCGAGGGGGTCGCCACGGGCGCGGCCGACGGTTGGGCACGGATGACCGGCCGACCGGCCGCGACGCTGCTGCATCTGGGCCCCGGCATGGGCAACGGCCTGGCCAACCTGCACAACGCCCGGCGCGGGCGGGCGCCCGTGGTCAACGTGGTCGGTGACCACGCCCGCTCGCACAAGCGGCTCGACGCACCGCTGGAGTCCGACATCGACGCCGTCGCCGGCACGGTCTCGCGCTGGGTGCGCCGTTCGCTGTCACCGGCCGACGTCGCCGCCGACGCCGTCGACGCGGTGGCCGCCGCCCGCTCCGGTGGCATCGCGACGCTCGTCCTCCCGGCCGACGTCTCCTGGGAGGAGGGCGCCGAGGTGGCCGCGCCGCGGCCGGTGCGGCCGGCTCCGCAGGTGGCGCCGTCGGTGATCGAGGACGTGGCCACAGTGCTGGCCCACGGCGAGTCGGTGGTGCTGTTCCTCGGCGGTGACGCCGTGACCGAGGACGGCCTGCTCGCCGCCGGGCAGGTCACCGCCGGCACCGGCGCCCGGCTGATGACCGAGACGTTCCCCGCTCGCGCGGCCCGGGGCGCCGGCCTGCCCGACGTCACCCGGCTGCCCTACCCGCCCGAGCTGGCGATGGCCGCGCTCGCCGGGACAAGGCACCTCGTGCTCGCCGGAGCCACCGCTCCGGTGCACTTCTTCGGCTACCCCGGCGTCCCCGGCCACCCCGTGCCCGAGGACTGCACGGTGCACGTGCTGAGCGAGCCGGGCGAGGACGGCGTCGCGGCCCTGCGGGCGCTCGCGGCGCTCGCGGCTCCCGACGCCGAGCCGGTGCTGCTGGAGGCCTCCCGTCCGGAGCTGCCCACCGGGGAGCTGACCCCGCGCACGATGGCGGCGGTGATCGGTGCCCTGCTGCCCGAGCGCGCGATCGTCGTCGACGAGGCGCTCACCTCCGGGGTGGGGCTGATGGAGCTGACCTCGGGCGCGCCCCGGCACGACTGGCTGGCGCTCACCGGGGGCGCCATCGGCGACGGGCTGCCGATGGCCCTGGGTGCGGCGGTGGCCTGCCCCGACCGCCCGGTGATCGGCATCCAGGCCGACGGCAGCGCCATGTACACGATCTCGTCGCTGTGGAGCTACGCCCGCGAACAGGCCGACATCACCACGATCATCTGCGACAACGGCTCCTACGCCATCCTCCAGCACGAGCTGTCGCGGGTCGGCGCGGCGAACGACGGCGAGCGGGCCGCCAGGCTGCTCGACCTCGGCGGTCCCCAGCTGGACTTCGTCTCGATCGCGCAGGGCATGGGCGTGCCGGCCACCCGCGCCACCACGGCCGACGAGCTGGCCGAGCAGTTGCAGGGGGCGCTCGCCGAGCCCGGACCGCACCTGATCGACGCCGTCCTGCGGTGAGCGGTGCGGGGGCCGGCGACCGCCCCCGCACCGCTCCCGGTCAGGCCCCGGTGGTCGCGGGCGCCGGCCGACGGCCCCGCTGCACGGCCAGCACGCCGGCGACGGCGACGACGACGCCGACCACCGGCGGGATGAACCACCCGGCCTCGTTGCTGACCCAGGCGGCGAACGCGGCCACCACGTAGACCGCGAGGTTGCGCCACTCGACCGCCGGCAGCGCCGACGTCGCCGGCATGCCGCCCCGCCAGCGCGCGAGGAAGTCGCCGATGACCACGCCGCCCAGGGGTGGGATCAGGATGCCGAGCCACACCAGGTAGTCGATGAGGTTGTCGTAGATGCCGGTGATGGCCAGCAGGGTCCCCACGACCACGCCGCCGATGACGAAGGGCTTCTTCGACCGCGAGTCGGCGATCTCCGCGCCCGCGACGCCGAAGTTGTAGGCGGTGTTGTCGTTGGTGGTCCAGAGGTTGGCCACCAGGAAGACCAGCCCCCAGCCGACCAGCCCGAGCTGGTACAGGACGAGCACGAAGTCGCCCTCGCCGAACGCCAGGGCGCCGACCGCGCCGAAGCCGAGCATCAGCAGCTCGCCGATCAGGAACGCCACCACGCACGCCCAGAAGCCGACCGTGGGCGTGCGCGCGAACCGGGTCCAGTTGGGCGCCTGCGTGCCACCGGAGGCGAACGTGCCGACGACGATGGTGACCGCGGCGGCGATCGGCATCGTCCCCCCGGGCTCGATCGCCGTCAGCCCGCTCCAGCCGCCGACCTCCTCCAGCGACCGCCAGGTGACCCAGCCGGCCAGCACGAGCATCAGCGGGACCGACACCACCGACAGCGCGTACATCCCCCGGTAGCCGTAGTAGGCGGTGACGCCCATGAGGGCGCCGCCGGCCACCATCAGGGCGATCTCGGTGGCCCGCCCCTGCCACTCCAGGGCGCTGGCGGTGAGACCGGCGAGCGTGGCGACGGTGACCCCGTACCAGCCCACCTGGGTTCCGCCCAGCAGCAGGGAGGCGAGCTTGGCGCCCCGGGTGCCGAGGGAGTACCGGCACATCATCACGGTGGTCAGGCCGGTCCGGGCCCCGATGCCACCGATTGCCGCGACGTAGACGCCGAGGACGGCGCTGCCGAGGAGCAGCACCCAGATCAGCGAGGTGACGTCGAACGCGGCGCCGATCTGGGCGCCGGCGAGCATCGTGGGCGTGAAGAAGGTGAAGCCCAGCAGGACGATCGCCAGTGAGAACAGCGACCGCCGGGCGTGCGCCGGTACCGGGTCGATCGGGTAATCGGGATCGATCTCGGCCGGCGCGGGGGAGACGTCGTCGCGACCGGTGACGCGGCTGCTCATCGGTCGCCCTCCGGCTGCGCCACGGCGGTGTCGTCCTCGCCGATGTCCTCGTTCCACAGGGCCGGGTGCTCGGCGATGAAGTCGCTCATCATCCGGGTGCACTCCGGGTCGTCGAGGACCAGCACCTCGACGCCGTGCTCGGCCAGCCAGTCGTGGCCACCGGAGAAGTTCTGCGCCTCGCCGACGACCAGCCGGGAGATGCCGAACTGGCGGACCAGCCCGCTGCAGTACCAGCACGGGGACAGCGTGGTGACCATCGTCGTCCCCCGGTACGAGGGCTGGCGGCCGGCGTCGCGGAAGGCCGAGGTCTCGCCGTGCACCGACGGGTCGTCGTCCTGCACCCGTCGGTTGTGCCCGCGGCCCAGCACCGTCCCGTCCGGCCCGAACAGCGCGGCGCCGATCGGGATGCCGCCCTCGGACAGCCCGGTTCGTGCCTCCTCCAGGGCGATCCGCAGCCAGGAACGGGCTGTCGCCTCGTCCAGGGAATTCGTCATCGAGCGTCGTCCTCTCCCCGCCGGCCGGAGTGACCGGGCGTCGCGGCCATCGTGGCCCCGGTCCGCGGATGTCTTGTAACGGCCTTGTTGCGTTCAGTGGTCGCAGGGTCGGTGTCCCTGTGGGCGCCGTCAAGGCCCACAGAAACGATCGGCTACACGTGTGCAGGGCGGGACCAGGCTCGACCAGCGGGTGGCGCGGCGCCTCGGGATGACCGGAGGGATCTTCCCGTGCCGCCGGGGGAGGGCCCTCGGCCGTCCCGCCGGTTCTGGCGGACGACGACGACCGGCCGGCGGGAGCCCCGGGTGTCCGGCGTCCGGCGGGGCTGCCTAGATTGCCTGGAAGTGGACGGTGGAGATGGACAGGATCTCGGCCCCGCCGTGCCCCGTCCGTCGCGGCGGCTGATCACCGATCCCGT is a genomic window of Blastococcus sp. HT6-30 containing:
- a CDS encoding acetolactate synthase large subunit → MNGAQALIRTLVDAEVDVCFANPGTSEMHFVAALDDVPEMRGVLTLFEGVATGAADGWARMTGRPAATLLHLGPGMGNGLANLHNARRGRAPVVNVVGDHARSHKRLDAPLESDIDAVAGTVSRWVRRSLSPADVAADAVDAVAAARSGGIATLVLPADVSWEEGAEVAAPRPVRPAPQVAPSVIEDVATVLAHGESVVLFLGGDAVTEDGLLAAGQVTAGTGARLMTETFPARAARGAGLPDVTRLPYPPELAMAALAGTRHLVLAGATAPVHFFGYPGVPGHPVPEDCTVHVLSEPGEDGVAALRALAALAAPDAEPVLLEASRPELPTGELTPRTMAAVIGALLPERAIVVDEALTSGVGLMELTSGAPRHDWLALTGGAIGDGLPMALGAAVACPDRPVIGIQADGSAMYTISSLWSYAREQADITTIICDNGSYAILQHELSRVGAANDGERAARLLDLGGPQLDFVSIAQGMGVPATRATTADELAEQLQGALAEPGPHLIDAVLR
- a CDS encoding WXG100 family type VII secretion target, whose product is MANVNVTYQQMEDAAGRLTNGRAEIDGMLGQLKGLVDQLVAEAYVTDSSSRTFQASYDEFTAGARNMIAGLDGMAQYLNQAAATFRDADVQLAGALGR
- the codB gene encoding cytosine permease, producing MSSRVTGRDDVSPAPAEIDPDYPIDPVPAHARRSLFSLAIVLLGFTFFTPTMLAGAQIGAAFDVTSLIWVLLLGSAVLGVYVAAIGGIGARTGLTTVMMCRYSLGTRGAKLASLLLGGTQVGWYGVTVATLAGLTASALEWQGRATEIALMVAGGALMGVTAYYGYRGMYALSVVSVPLMLVLAGWVTWRSLEEVGGWSGLTAIEPGGTMPIAAAVTIVVGTFASGGTQAPNWTRFARTPTVGFWACVVAFLIGELLMLGFGAVGALAFGEGDFVLVLYQLGLVGWGLVFLVANLWTTNDNTAYNFGVAGAEIADSRSKKPFVIGGVVVGTLLAITGIYDNLIDYLVWLGILIPPLGGVVIGDFLARWRGGMPATSALPAVEWRNLAVYVVAAFAAWVSNEAGWFIPPVVGVVVAVAGVLAVQRGRRPAPATTGA
- a CDS encoding nucleoside deaminase, with product MTNSLDEATARSWLRIALEEARTGLSEGGIPIGAALFGPDGTVLGRGHNRRVQDDDPSVHGETSAFRDAGRQPSYRGTTMVTTLSPCWYCSGLVRQFGISRLVVGEAQNFSGGHDWLAEHGVEVLVLDDPECTRMMSDFIAEHPALWNEDIGEDDTAVAQPEGDR
- a CDS encoding FtsK/SpoIIIE domain-containing protein; this translates as MRVQVSVGQADGSLLDVALDVDDDLPMGRVAAELGRVTGRPAEGVWVAGERVDDDRPVGESPLVDGALVHLSAADAVAPVRPSIRGWQLRVLSGPGSGLVAELPMGEHELGRSGTFGFADRSMSRRHALLRVGADGALLRDLGSANGTFLEGEPVPEEEPGVPVGPGRLVQLGDTRLLVGPAPPADAAVEPAGPGARAFVRAPRLLPSQREVRVQLPQEPRTREPRRFPLVVILSPLVAGVLLAVVLRSPLYLVFAVAGPVMMVANAVADRRQGAREARRAREEYERDLGRALERISTALAEETARRRAAHPDPAAALLTAVLPGRRLWERRRTDPDALDLRLGSADLPSQLVVTDRSAPDEPLEQRTVRAVPAVVPLREAGVVGLAGPAEPLAGLLRWVVLQLAIHHPPRDLALTVLAPRGRTDWNWVRWLPHARPADGAGPVAFVGNDPETVPARVAELTALIRARRDAVTTGAGRVLPESFPAHVLVVHGFRPLRVTPGLAQVLQDGPAVGVYAVCADEEERFLPEAATATAVFDPDGEATLSISRSGHDPVAGVLAEPVAAAFAEGAARALAPLRDVSLADDDAVLPDSVRLLDALGLEPPTVDGVRAQWQLEGRTTRMVLGAGLHGPFTLDLRTDGPHGLVAGTTGAGKSELLQTMIASLAVANRPDALNLVLVDYKGGSAFKDCVHLPHTVGMVTDLDAHLVERALTSLGAELRYREHRLAAAGVKDVEDYVDLQAREPGHPPLPRLLIVIDEFASLARELPDFVAGLVGIAQRGRSLGIHLLLATQRPSGVVSPEIRANTNLRISLRVTDGADSSDVLDAPDAARIPQSAPGRGFARLGHGALVPFQAGRIGGRRPGQGAEAAAAPFAVPLGWHQAGYAAPQRPATADRRAGVEITDLSVLVEAVRGAADAERVPVQRSPWLAALPSRVLATDLEPPAAGASAVRLPYGLQDLPARQERRVAAFDPATDGHLLVIGSPRSGRSQLLRTLAGAVGSRCSTRDVHLYALDCGNGALLALEDLPHCGAVVPRAQTERAARLLDRLGHELERRQQVLAEGGFADLAEQRRSAPVDHRLPHVLVLVDRWEGFTPTLGEVDGGRLTDILLTLVREGASAGISVVLTGDRSLGTSRLASLTDSKLVLRLADRGDYPLIGVPGRQVPDGLPPGRGVTVDGAVETQVALLAGDGSGQAQAAAIAGIAEAAQARDALLPRSARPFRVDALPSRITFEAAWDLRPAEPGPGFALVGVGGDELAGAGPDLAGGGRAFVVAGPARSGKSSVLAVMAESLLRHGTSVVVCAPKPSPLRDLAGRSGVVAVVEDAAAPAGCWRELLTADPGRPLVLLLDDGDLLRDCPAAEVFREVVTGSLPGRGLVLAGTADGICTGLSGWQVDARKARQGLLLSPQGSTDGDLVGVRLPRSAVGGPVRPGRGLLHLGDGAVRAVAVPTPPARTGRAPVENGEPGRRVSLR